From Camelus dromedarius isolate mCamDro1 chromosome 23, mCamDro1.pat, whole genome shotgun sequence, a single genomic window includes:
- the XCL1 gene encoding lymphotactin translates to MRLLILVFLGLCCLAAYTVEGVGSEVLEKTICVSLTTRRLPVKNIKTYTIKEGSMKAVIFFTKRGLKVCADPHVEWVKKAVHTIDKSTRRNVNQTKPTGAQQSTNTAVTVTGQ, encoded by the exons ATGAGACTTCTCATCCTGGTCTTCCTCGGCCTCTGCTGTCTCGCCGCTTACACTGTGGAAG GTGTGGGGAGTGAAGTCCTTGAAAAGACCATCTGTGTGAGCCTCACCACCCGGCGACTGCCAGTTAAGAACATCAAGACCTACACCATCAAAGAGGGCTCCATGAAGGCAGTGAT ATTTTTTACCAAACGTGGCCTTAAAGTCTGTGCTGATCCACATGTTGAATGGGTGAAAAAAGCAGTCCATACGATAGACAAGTCCACCAGAAGAAATGTGAACCAGACCAAGCCCACAGGAGCCCAACAGTCCACCAATACAGCTGTGACCGTGACTGGGCAGTGA